TACCATCTTTATTATCTCCTTTGGTTTATTTAACATTATTGCCTGTGGTGCGTCATGGTAGACTGGCAATGTTAGATGGTATGAGTATTTCATTTTTTCTATTATTGTTATTTTGTGTTCTCAAAACCCGTGATGATAAAAAATATTCTGTTGGTATAGGTTTTTGTTTGGGTTTAATTACTCTAACTAAGGGAATGTTAGTGGTAGTTTTAGCAGGAATAGCAGGTTTATTTTTAATTGCTAATAAACAATTATCTCTATTAAAAAATCCATTTTTATGGATAGGAATGCTTTTAGGAAATTTACCTGCTATTGGCTGGTATTTCGCCCAATGGCAACATTATGGTAATACTTTCTTAGAGGTGCATTTTCAATCCCAAGCTTTTGATAGACTAGGAAAAGCTGTTGAAGGTAATACGGGTCCTATTTGGTATTATGTACTGGAGGTAATAAAATATGGTTTTCCCTGGTTGTTATTTCTACCTGGAGGTTTATATTTAAGTTGGAAAAACCGTCATACTGCTTGGGGTTGTTTAACTCTAATTGGCGCAATTGTTTATTTTGCCATAGTGTCTTTAATGAGTACGAAACTGCCCTGGTATGTAATGCCTATCTATCCATTTTTAGCTTTAGCAATTGGGGCTAATTTAAGTTTATTTTGGCAAAAAGGCAATTTTAAAACAAAATTTCTGATGGGATTTTTTGCATTTTTAACTACAGTGGCTTTAGGAGGTTGTGTTTATTTTAGCATTGTTGAAAAACAGCTATTGTTAGTTTTAATGAGCATCGTTTTAGCTATAACGATGGGAATAACAACATGGTTAATTAATCAGCGTAACCGTAAATTTATCCCTGTTTTATTTGCGGGGATGTATCTAGTTTTATTACTGTTAATGAATTCCAAATCTTGGATTTGGGAGTTAAACGAAACTTTTCCAGTTCAACCAGTTGCTGCATTAATTCGTCAACATATTCCACCGGGAACAACAATCTATACTTCTTTTGCTTATAATCGTCCTAGTTTAGATTTTTATAGTGATTGTAAAGTTATGGCTGTACCTATTTCAGTGTTACAGGAAATGTTGTCTAATAAGTCTTATTTGTTGGTGGATAATGAGAGTTTGGATAAAATAGATTTATCTGGGAGTCAAGTTTTAGGTAATGCTGAAAATTTTACTTTGATTTTATCACAAAATAAATAAGCCATAATATTTAGTTAATTTGCTCCTCTAAGCCACCCA
This sequence is a window from Anabaena sphaerica FACHB-251. Protein-coding genes within it:
- a CDS encoding ArnT family glycosyltransferase, with protein sequence MHNKQWLLRLLVASLFLWLIGLGNLPLRDWDEGTYAIVAREIYRTGNWLYPTLQGEPFLLKPPLMQWLIAVCYHIGGVQELTTRFPGAFLTALGVPLLYLIGRLVFSETLPSLLSPLVYLTLLPVVRHGRLAMLDGMSISFFLLLLFCVLKTRDDKKYSVGIGFCLGLITLTKGMLVVVLAGIAGLFLIANKQLSLLKNPFLWIGMLLGNLPAIGWYFAQWQHYGNTFLEVHFQSQAFDRLGKAVEGNTGPIWYYVLEVIKYGFPWLLFLPGGLYLSWKNRHTAWGCLTLIGAIVYFAIVSLMSTKLPWYVMPIYPFLALAIGANLSLFWQKGNFKTKFLMGFFAFLTTVALGGCVYFSIVEKQLLLVLMSIVLAITMGITTWLINQRNRKFIPVLFAGMYLVLLLLMNSKSWIWELNETFPVQPVAALIRQHIPPGTTIYTSFAYNRPSLDFYSDCKVMAVPISVLQEMLSNKSYLLVDNESLDKIDLSGSQVLGNAENFTLILSQNK